The Manihot esculenta cultivar AM560-2 chromosome 1, M.esculenta_v8, whole genome shotgun sequence genome has a window encoding:
- the LOC110610155 gene encoding GDSL esterase/lipase At5g55050, whose amino-acid sequence MAKTATIASSLCFHLFMLAILCLHSTEATLPVPAIFIFGDSTFDVGTNNFLKDSQATANFPYNGIDFPYSVPTGRFSNGYNSADQIVRLFGYKRSPSPFLLLLNHGSSFKKRILRGVNFASGGSGILDSTGSQPDVKMVIPLTEQIQQFSTVRDNITALLGPHNTATMLSQSLFLISVGSNDLFQYQRSINMPVQEFLDTLQQTYQNHLQKLYDLDARKFGIVSIPPIGCCPFQRFIGKTGECVKESNDLAQSFYNGTETMLIKMSSQAVGMKYSLGNAYAMTLDIIDNPLVFGLKEVKQACCGNGSFNGGVPCNASANLCSDRQEYLFWDRFHPSEAASRLAALTLFGGEVRYVTPMNFSQLVQAN is encoded by the exons ATGGCAAAGACAGCTACTATTGCTTCATCTCTTTGTTTCCACTTGTTCATGTTAGCCATTTTGTGTCTGCACTCCACTGAGGCTACCCTGCCGGTACCGGCCATATTCATATTTGGTGACTCGACCTTCGATGTGGGGactaataatttcttaaaagatagtcaagcgACGGCGAATTTTCCTTACAATGGGATTGATTTTCCTTATTCTGTACCTACTGGTAGGTTCAGCAATGGCTACAACAGCGCAGACCAGATTG TGAGGCTGTTCGGCTACAAAAGGAGTCCGTCGCCGTTTTTGTTGCTTCTCAACCATGGTTCCAGTTTCAAGAAGAGAATACTCCGAGGTGTCAACTTTGCATCAGGAGGATCTGGGATTCTTGACTCAACGGGCTCCCAACCTGACGTT AAAATGGTGATTCCATTGACAGAACAGATCCAGCAGTTTTCCACAGTTCGTGACAACATTACAGCTTTACTGGGTCCACACAACACTGCTACGATGCTTTCTCAATCACTGTTTCTCATTAGTGTCGGAAGCAATGACCTCTTCCAATACCAACGTAGTATTAATATGCCTGTCCAAGAGTTCCTGGACACTCTTCAGCAAACATATCAGAATCATCTTCAG AAACTGTATGACTTGGATGCTCGAAAATTCGGTATTGTAAGCATTCCACCAATTGGCTGCTGTCCTTTTCAACGTTTCATTGGAAAAACTGGTGAATGCGTCAAGGAATCCAATGATTTGGCTCAATCATTCTACAATGGTACTGAAACCATGTTAATCAAAATGAGCTCTCAAGCTGTAGGGATGAAGTACTCACTTGGAAATGCTTACGCAATGACATTGGACATCATAGACAACCCACTAGTTTTTG GTCTGAAGGAGGTGAAACAAGCATGCTGTGGGAATGGAAGCTTCAATGGAGGAGTCCCATGTAATGCAAGCGCAAACCTTTGTTCTGATCGGCAAGAGTACTTGTTCTGGGACAGGTTCCACCCGAGTGAGGCTGCTTCTAGATTGGCAGCTCTAACCCTCTTTGGTGGAGAAGTAAGATATGTGACACCCATGAATTTTAGCCAATTGGTCCAGGCTAATTAA
- the LOC110625255 gene encoding ribosomal L1 domain-containing protein 1, whose amino-acid sequence MAALPPSSSLSPKTVERAVNALLKWRAAKSKIQKPQLLEHDEFVYLILTLKKIPQKGVSRINAHKIPLPNPLINPQNDNSELCLIIDDRPKSGLTKDAVKKKIQNDDIPISKIIKLSKLKTDYRPFEAKRKLCDSYDMFFADKRIIPLLPKMLGKQFFKKKKIPVAVDLKHKNWKEQIEKACGSGLLFLRTGTCSVVKVGKVSMAREEIVKNIVAAIHGIAEIVPRKWGGIRSFNLKLLESLALPVYQALPDLKLKIEGVKEGEKVEQEVEKEVVEEEKVKKKKGRIHEIRYMDSNVNEDDIELNSDGEGDIDNADGGYNDNTSALEVKKRKKGEKGGNENKIKVKKEDRVKQKKNVEKAKNEDGIKQKKHKKTQLVSTKLK is encoded by the coding sequence ATGGCCGCACTTCCTCCTTCCTCTAGCTTAAGCCCCAAAACGGTAGAGAGAGCTGTAAACGCTCTCCTAAAATGGCGAGCTGCCAAATCCAAGATCCAAAAACCTCAATTGCTAGAACATGATGAATTCGTTTACCTAATTTTAACTCTTAAAAAAATCCCGCAAAAGGGTGTTAGCCGCATCAATGCCCACAAAATCCCCCTCCCCAACCCCTTGATTAACCCTCAGAATGACAACTCCGAGCTCTGCTTAATCATCGATGACAGACCCAAATCCGGCCTTACCAAAGACGCAGTTAAGAAGAAGATCCAAAACGACGACATACCCATCTCCAAAATCATCAAGTTATCCAAGCTCAAGACTGATTACCGTCCCTTTGAGGCGAAAAGGAAACTGTGCGATTCCTATGATATGTTTTTCGCAGATAAAAGAATCATCCCTCTCTTGCCTAAGATGCTGGGGAAGCAGTTtttcaagaagaagaagattccAGTGGCAGTGGATTTGAAGCACAAGAATTGGAAGGAGCAGATTGAGAAGGCATGTGGGTCGGGTCTGTTGTTTTTGAGGACTGGGACTTGTAGTGTGGTTAAAGTGGGAAAAGTTTCAATGGCCAGAGAGGAGATAGTGAAGAATATTGTGGCTGCTATTCATGGGATTGCGGAGATTGTGCCTAGGAAGTGGGGTGGTATTAGGTCTTTCAATTTGAAGTTGCTTGAGAGCCTGGCTTTGCCCGTTTATCAGGCGCTTCCTGATTTGAAGTTGAAGATCGAAGGTGTCAAGGAGGGGGAAAAGGTGGAGCAGGAGGTTGAGAAAGAGGTAGTTGAGGAGGAgaaagtaaagaagaagaaggggagGATACATGAGATTAGGTATATGGATAGCAATGTCAATGAGGATGATATTGAGTTGAACAGTGATGGTGAAGGAGACATCGATAATGCTGATGGTGGTTATAACGATAATACCAGTGCGTTAGAGgttaagaagagaaagaagggaGAAAAGGGGGGAAATGAGAACAAAATTAAAGTGAAGAAAGAGGATCGGGTCaagcaaaagaaaaatgtaGAGAAAGCAAAAAATGAGGATGGTATTAAGCAGAAGAAGCATAAGAAAACTCAGTTGGTTTCAACAAAATTGAAGTGA